Proteins from a single region of Nocardioides anomalus:
- a CDS encoding universal stress protein gives MPTVVLGYVPKPEGEAALAASIAEAQLRGADLVVVNSHRSHHDDAGAHGRIQAELEEVRARVEAAGVQVDLRHPETGFDAAEDLLAIADEVACELIVIGLRRRTPVGKLILGSNAQRILLDASCPVLAVKSD, from the coding sequence ATGCCGACGGTGGTCCTGGGCTACGTGCCCAAGCCGGAGGGCGAGGCCGCACTGGCCGCGTCCATCGCGGAGGCTCAGCTGCGCGGAGCCGATCTCGTGGTGGTCAACTCCCACCGCTCCCACCACGACGACGCGGGCGCCCACGGCCGGATCCAGGCCGAGCTCGAGGAGGTCCGCGCGCGGGTCGAGGCTGCCGGCGTCCAGGTCGACCTGCGCCACCCGGAGACCGGCTTCGACGCCGCCGAGGACCTGCTGGCCATCGCCGACGAGGTCGCCTGCGAGCTCATCGTGATCGGCCTGCGCCGCCGTACGCCGGTCGGCAAGCTCATCCTGGGCAGCAACGCCCAGCGCATCCTGCTCGACGCCTCCTGCCCGGTGCTGGCCGTCAAGTCCGACTGA
- a CDS encoding DUF456 domain-containing protein, with amino-acid sequence MNGVEVLVALAIAVGLVGILVPILPGSVLILGGVLVWSWYVGGATAWVVFAVVAALLVAGTVVKYLIPNRRLKEVGVPASTQWAGALVGVVGFFVVPVLGLFLGFVLGVYLAELRRVGSASAWPSTKHALRAVGLSIVIELVAGVAATCVWVAGVLAT; translated from the coding sequence GTGAACGGCGTCGAGGTGCTCGTGGCCCTGGCCATCGCGGTCGGGCTGGTCGGCATCCTCGTGCCGATCCTGCCGGGCTCCGTGCTCATCCTCGGCGGGGTGCTGGTCTGGTCGTGGTACGTCGGCGGCGCGACCGCGTGGGTCGTGTTCGCCGTGGTCGCGGCCCTGCTGGTGGCCGGCACCGTCGTGAAGTACCTCATACCCAACCGGCGGCTCAAGGAGGTCGGCGTGCCCGCCTCGACCCAGTGGGCCGGGGCGCTGGTCGGTGTCGTCGGCTTCTTCGTGGTCCCGGTCCTCGGGCTGTTCCTCGGCTTCGTGCTGGGGGTCTACCTCGCCGAGCTGCGCCGGGTCGGCTCGGCCTCGGCGTGGCCGTCGACCAAGCACGCGCTCCGGGCCGTCGGGCTGAGCATCGTCATCGAGCTGGTCGCCGGCGTCGCGGCCACCTGCGTCTGGGTGGCGGGGGTCCTGGCCACGTGA
- a CDS encoding SRPBCC domain-containing protein: MTDTGTDTELDRIERSIDIDAPADRVWALVQRPGWWINEQEVDANPELREEDGHTVLVHPTYGEFRLRTLEQDEPRYVAFHWVDNVAPEAGTTVEFWIDERPGGVTLRVVESGFSRLRKDRAAIDQQITENTHGWEVELEAARRFVLRSAA, from the coding sequence GTGACCGACACCGGCACCGACACCGAGCTCGACCGGATCGAGCGCAGCATCGACATCGACGCACCCGCCGACCGGGTCTGGGCCCTGGTCCAGCGGCCCGGCTGGTGGATCAACGAGCAGGAGGTCGACGCCAACCCCGAGCTGCGCGAGGAGGACGGGCACACCGTGCTGGTCCACCCGACGTACGGCGAGTTCCGGCTGCGCACGCTGGAGCAGGACGAGCCGCGCTACGTGGCCTTCCACTGGGTCGACAACGTCGCGCCGGAGGCCGGGACGACGGTCGAGTTCTGGATCGACGAGCGGCCGGGCGGGGTCACCCTGCGGGTGGTCGAGAGCGGGTTCTCGCGGCTGCGCAAGGACCGGGCCGCGATCGACCAGCAGATCACGGAGAACACCCACGGCTGGGAGGTCGAGCTCGAGGCCGCCCGCCGGTTCGTGCTGCGGTCCGCCGCGTGA
- a CDS encoding cytidine deaminase family protein, whose translation MSADAEALVAAATALVEAAADGAVHTVAAAGLTVGGRVVTGLNLSHFTGGPCSELVVLANAAAAGDGRLVLVVAVGNRGRGVIAPCGRCRQVLLDLQPDVAVLVPDAGGATRAVPVRELLPEAYEWQVQRAPAGERRAEPTS comes from the coding sequence GTGAGTGCGGACGCCGAGGCCCTGGTCGCCGCCGCGACCGCCCTGGTCGAGGCGGCCGCCGACGGGGCGGTGCACACCGTGGCCGCCGCGGGGCTCACCGTCGGCGGCCGGGTGGTGACCGGGTTGAACCTCTCGCACTTCACCGGCGGCCCGTGCTCGGAGCTGGTGGTGCTGGCCAACGCGGCGGCGGCCGGCGACGGACGACTCGTGCTCGTGGTGGCCGTGGGCAACCGCGGACGCGGCGTGATCGCGCCGTGCGGTCGGTGCCGGCAGGTGCTGCTGGACCTCCAGCCGGACGTGGCGGTGCTGGTGCCCGACGCGGGCGGCGCAACCCGGGCGGTGCCGGTCCGCGAGCTGCTGCCGGAGGCCTACGAGTGGCAGGTGCAGCGGGCGCCGGCGGGGGAGCGGCGAGCGGAGCCGACGTCGTGA
- a CDS encoding DUF4192 domain-containing protein, whose product MTRPTTLTARSPEDVLAAVPVVLGFEPRDSVVMLTFGGLEAFHARVDLPPPHAADEAVALLLDPALRHRVERVVFVVYADDGPPARTAIRRLRRSFTAAGIDVVEVLRAADGRWYAPGRPGAPPTGVPYDVGDHRFRAQAVLEGIVVHGSRAELEAVLRPRPEGVAAVAEAVRRASPSPPDEIADLVDTRLDAGRLPDPELARVLLGLTDPAGRDAAWAALSRDAALRHVRLWSDAVQRAPDDLVAAPAAVLALAAWLAGHGAFAWCAVDRARAADPDNTLAALVADVLTNAVPPSAWQVA is encoded by the coding sequence ATGACCCGCCCGACCACCCTCACCGCCCGCTCGCCCGAGGACGTGCTGGCCGCCGTGCCCGTCGTCCTCGGCTTCGAGCCCCGCGACTCCGTCGTCATGCTCACCTTCGGCGGCCTCGAGGCCTTCCACGCCCGCGTCGACCTCCCCCCGCCCCACGCCGCCGACGAGGCTGTCGCGCTCCTGCTCGACCCCGCGCTGCGGCACCGTGTCGAGCGCGTGGTGTTCGTGGTCTACGCCGACGACGGGCCACCCGCCCGCACCGCGATCCGCCGCCTGCGCCGCTCGTTCACCGCCGCCGGCATCGACGTCGTCGAGGTGCTGCGCGCCGCCGACGGCCGGTGGTACGCCCCCGGCCGGCCCGGTGCCCCGCCCACGGGCGTGCCCTACGACGTCGGCGACCACCGCTTCCGCGCCCAGGCCGTCCTCGAGGGCATCGTCGTCCACGGCTCGCGCGCCGAGCTCGAGGCCGTCCTGCGACCCCGCCCCGAGGGCGTCGCCGCCGTCGCCGAGGCCGTCCGCCGCGCCTCACCCAGCCCACCCGACGAGATCGCCGACCTCGTCGACACCCGCCTCGACGCCGGCCGCCTGCCCGACCCCGAGCTCGCCCGCGTCCTGCTCGGCCTCACCGACCCCGCCGGCCGCGACGCCGCCTGGGCCGCCCTGTCCCGCGACGCCGCCCTGCGCCACGTCCGCCTCTGGAGCGACGCCGTCCAACGCGCCCCCGACGACCTCGTCGCCGCCCCCGCCGCCGTCCTCGCGCTCGCCGCCTGGCTGGCCGGCCACGGCGCCTTCGCCTGGTGCGCCGTCGACCGGGCCAGGGCCGCCGATCCCGACAACACCCTCGCCGCCCTGGTCGCGGACGTCCTCACCAACGCCGTCCCACCCTCGGCCTGGCAGGTCGCCTGA
- a CDS encoding HhH-GPD-type base excision DNA repair protein encodes MAIHITGDDAADQVLTDSPFALLVGMMLDQQYPMEHAFRGPHKVLTRFGTVEPKAIAEADPEEFAAMATTPPAIHRYGRSMAARLQELARLVEDQYAGHTERLWTEAETGVDLLARIQALPGFGRQKAQIFVALLAKQLDVRPEGWEQAAGAYAEDGFRSVADVTDPSSLQKVRDHKKAVKAKAKAGAEAG; translated from the coding sequence ATGGCCATCCACATCACCGGTGACGACGCCGCCGACCAGGTGCTCACCGACAGCCCGTTCGCGCTCCTCGTCGGGATGATGCTCGACCAGCAGTACCCCATGGAGCACGCGTTCCGGGGGCCGCACAAGGTGCTCACCCGCTTCGGCACCGTCGAGCCCAAGGCGATCGCCGAGGCCGACCCCGAGGAGTTCGCGGCGATGGCCACGACACCGCCGGCCATCCACCGCTACGGCCGGTCGATGGCCGCGCGCCTCCAGGAGCTGGCCCGCCTCGTCGAGGACCAGTACGCCGGTCACACCGAACGGCTCTGGACCGAGGCCGAGACCGGCGTGGACCTGCTCGCACGCATCCAGGCGCTGCCCGGCTTCGGGCGGCAGAAGGCCCAGATCTTCGTGGCACTGCTGGCCAAGCAGCTCGACGTACGACCCGAGGGCTGGGAGCAGGCGGCCGGTGCGTACGCCGAGGACGGGTTCCGCTCGGTCGCCGACGTCACCGACCCGAGCAGCCTGCAGAAGGTGCGCGACCACAAGAAGGCCGTGAAGGCGAAGGCCAAGGCCGGGGCCGAGGCCGGCTGA
- a CDS encoding ArsR/SmtB family transcription factor — MSATGELTPVFAALGDDTRWAILARLGEAPASASALARELPVSRQAIVKHLEVLTAAGLVESERRGRELVHRALGGRLSDVARELERVGRAWEQRLLRIKKLAERD, encoded by the coding sequence GTGAGCGCGACCGGTGAGCTGACGCCGGTGTTCGCCGCACTCGGCGACGACACCCGGTGGGCGATCCTCGCCCGGCTGGGCGAGGCGCCCGCATCGGCCTCGGCGCTGGCCCGTGAGCTGCCGGTCAGCCGGCAGGCCATCGTCAAGCACCTCGAGGTCCTGACCGCGGCCGGCTTGGTGGAGTCCGAGCGGCGGGGTCGTGAGCTGGTGCACCGGGCGCTCGGCGGTCGGCTCAGCGACGTGGCGCGCGAGTTGGAGCGGGTGGGCCGGGCCTGGGAGCAGCGCCTGCTGCGGATCAAGAAGCTCGCGGAGAGGGACTAG
- a CDS encoding EamA family transporter has translation MTVLLSLLAAVSYGFGDFNGGIFSKRGGAWAVSLMAQVAGTACVLVYALVDGGDPAASDFAWGALAGVGNGFGTAFLYRGLSSGRMGVVAPVSGVGAVVVPVAVAVVTGERPGLLVWTGVVLALPAVWLVSREPAATAAGAPPAAGSGVLDGVLAGLGFGALFAALGQIPEEAGYLPLALNQLVAGVVIVVVALVLRQDWVPRNRWALGGAVSGVLGALATGLFQAATQQGYLSVAAVITSLYPAFTVVLAAVLLRERVHRTQGAGLALCAAAVVLVAAG, from the coding sequence GTGACGGTCCTGCTCTCGCTGCTGGCCGCGGTGTCCTACGGCTTCGGCGACTTCAACGGCGGCATCTTCTCCAAGCGCGGCGGGGCCTGGGCGGTCTCGCTGATGGCCCAGGTCGCCGGTACGGCGTGCGTGCTGGTCTACGCCCTCGTCGACGGTGGTGACCCCGCCGCGTCGGACTTCGCGTGGGGCGCGCTGGCCGGCGTCGGCAACGGCTTCGGCACGGCGTTCCTCTACCGCGGGCTGTCGTCCGGGCGGATGGGGGTGGTCGCGCCGGTCTCGGGAGTCGGGGCGGTCGTCGTACCCGTGGCCGTCGCCGTGGTGACCGGCGAGCGACCCGGGCTGCTCGTCTGGACCGGCGTCGTGCTCGCCCTGCCGGCCGTGTGGCTCGTGTCGAGGGAGCCGGCCGCCACGGCGGCCGGCGCTCCCCCGGCGGCCGGCTCGGGCGTGCTCGACGGCGTCCTGGCCGGGCTCGGCTTCGGTGCGTTGTTCGCGGCCCTCGGCCAGATCCCGGAGGAGGCGGGCTACCTGCCGCTGGCCCTCAACCAGCTGGTGGCCGGCGTGGTCATCGTGGTCGTCGCGCTGGTGCTGCGCCAGGACTGGGTGCCGCGCAACCGGTGGGCCCTCGGCGGCGCGGTCAGCGGCGTGCTCGGCGCGCTCGCCACCGGACTGTTCCAGGCCGCCACCCAGCAGGGCTACCTCAGCGTGGCCGCGGTCATCACGTCGCTCTACCCGGCGTTCACCGTGGTGCTGGCCGCCGTGCTGCTGCGCGAGCGGGTGCACCGGACCCAGGGCGCCGGCCTCGCGCTCTGCGCGGCTGCTGTGGTCCTCGTCGCTGCCGGCTAG
- a CDS encoding glutamate--cysteine ligase family protein has protein sequence MGEEVEAQEFSRADRTRYREKVRRNLDVFARMLREAAFDTDDPMTGLEVELNLVDEAGDPALKNAEALEAIADEAFQTELGLFNVEINVPPVKLREGGLDTFEEMLRTDLNEAEAKSSAVGAHMVMIGILPTLAPDHMTAGSISANPRYKLLGEQILDARGEDIAISIAGPGNQDRLETTTDSIVPEAACTSTQLHVQTSPDTFAEYWNASQVISSVQLALCANSPYLLGQELWRETRIPLFEQSTDTRSEELKAQGVRPRVWFGERWINSVFDLFEENVRYFPALLPVTDDEDPLAVLEDGGVPTLPELKLHNGTIYRWNRPVYDIAGGVPHLRVENRVLAAGPTVADTVANAAFYFGLVRALAESERPLWSQMSFSAAEENFHVAAQHGIDAQLYWPGVGQVSATELTLRRLLPMAREGLDAWGVEGATSDRLLGIIEQRCLLQTNGAEWFVRRMHEREAAGGTERFDALRATLGEYRERMHTNEPVHTWD, from the coding sequence ATGGGGGAAGAGGTCGAGGCCCAGGAGTTCTCGCGCGCGGACCGGACGCGGTACCGCGAGAAGGTGCGGCGCAACCTCGACGTGTTCGCGCGCATGCTGCGCGAGGCGGCGTTCGACACCGACGACCCGATGACGGGGCTGGAGGTCGAGCTCAACCTCGTCGACGAGGCCGGCGACCCGGCCCTGAAGAACGCCGAGGCGCTCGAGGCCATCGCGGACGAGGCGTTCCAGACCGAGCTGGGTCTGTTCAACGTCGAGATCAACGTGCCGCCGGTCAAGCTGCGCGAGGGCGGGCTCGACACGTTCGAGGAGATGCTGCGCACCGACCTCAACGAGGCCGAGGCGAAGTCGTCGGCCGTCGGCGCGCACATGGTGATGATCGGGATCCTCCCCACCCTCGCCCCCGACCACATGACGGCGGGGAGCATCAGCGCCAACCCGCGCTACAAGCTGCTGGGCGAGCAGATCCTCGACGCCCGCGGCGAGGACATCGCCATCTCGATCGCCGGCCCGGGCAACCAGGACCGGCTCGAGACGACGACCGACTCGATCGTCCCGGAGGCGGCGTGCACCAGCACGCAGCTGCACGTGCAGACCTCTCCCGACACCTTCGCGGAGTACTGGAACGCCTCCCAGGTCATCTCCTCGGTCCAGCTAGCGCTGTGCGCCAACTCGCCGTACCTCCTCGGCCAGGAGCTCTGGCGCGAGACGCGGATCCCGCTCTTCGAGCAGTCCACCGACACCCGCTCGGAGGAGCTGAAGGCGCAGGGCGTACGACCCCGGGTGTGGTTCGGCGAGCGGTGGATCAACTCGGTCTTCGACCTGTTCGAGGAGAACGTCCGCTACTTCCCGGCCCTGCTCCCGGTCACCGACGACGAGGACCCGCTGGCGGTGCTCGAGGACGGCGGTGTGCCGACCCTGCCCGAGCTCAAGCTGCACAACGGGACGATCTACCGCTGGAACCGCCCGGTCTACGACATCGCCGGCGGCGTCCCGCACCTGCGCGTGGAGAACCGCGTCCTGGCCGCCGGCCCCACGGTCGCGGACACCGTGGCCAACGCCGCGTTCTACTTCGGGCTGGTCCGCGCGCTGGCCGAGAGCGAGCGGCCGCTGTGGTCGCAGATGTCGTTCAGCGCCGCGGAGGAGAACTTCCACGTCGCCGCCCAGCACGGCATCGACGCCCAGCTCTACTGGCCCGGCGTCGGCCAGGTCTCCGCCACCGAGCTCACCCTGCGCCGGCTGCTGCCGATGGCCCGCGAGGGCCTGGACGCGTGGGGCGTCGAGGGCGCGACCAGCGACCGCCTGCTCGGGATCATCGAGCAGCGCTGCCTGCTGCAGACCAACGGCGCCGAGTGGTTCGTACGCCGGATGCACGAGCGCGAGGCGGCCGGCGGGACCGAGCGGTTCGACGCGCTGCGCGCGACGCTGGGGGAGTACCGCGAGCGCATGCACACCAACGAGCCCGTCCACACCTGGGACTGA
- a CDS encoding DNA gyrase/topoisomerase IV subunit B: protein MPHGPDTFEESPIDTAYNAAHLLVLEGLEAVRKRPGMYIGSTDTRGLMHCLWEIIDNGVDEALAGAAHHVEVTLHPDDSVEVHDDGRGIPTDREPRTGLPGVEVVATKLHAGGKFGGGSYVATGGLHGVGLSVVNALSARMDIDVQRPPSEQGLSFKHGVPGVFEGEGPKARFTPQSGLTRKGGRVAKNRSGTRIRFWPDRQIFTQDATFEFDGLLGRAQQTAFIVPGFELVIRDLRGPERREEKFRHEGGIAEFADFLAKDEPVTEILRLQGSDTFTETVPVLDEQGHMTPQEVERELLVDVAARWGTGYDTELRSFVNVIATPKGGTHVSGFEQGLLRTFNDAMKAARVLRANDDDVTKDDVLEGLTAVVTVRLAEPQFEGQTKEILGTPQVRTVVRKVVSAELKKFLTSTKRAEKAQAKLVMEKVANAAKTRIAARTHRETQRRKNALESSALPAKLNDCRATDDRSELFIVEGDSAMGTAKAARNSEFQALLPIRGKILNVQKASVGDMLKNAECSSIIQVVGAGSGRTFDLEAARYQKIIFMADADSDGAHIRCLLATLFFKYMPELVREGRVYTAVPPLHRIELSNPKKGMDKYVYTYSDDELQRKLAELTKKGVTWKDPVQRYKGLGEMDADQLAETTMDPRRRTLRRLTVDDAESASEIFELLMGSDVAPRKEFIVQGAYEIDADTLDA from the coding sequence ATGCCACATGGTCCAGACACGTTCGAGGAGAGCCCGATCGACACCGCCTACAACGCCGCACACCTCCTGGTCCTCGAGGGCCTCGAGGCGGTCCGCAAGCGGCCCGGCATGTACATCGGCTCCACCGACACCCGCGGCCTGATGCACTGTCTGTGGGAGATCATCGACAACGGCGTGGACGAGGCCCTGGCCGGCGCCGCGCACCACGTCGAGGTCACCCTCCACCCCGACGACTCGGTCGAGGTCCACGACGACGGCCGCGGCATCCCGACCGACAGGGAGCCCCGGACCGGGCTGCCCGGGGTCGAGGTGGTGGCCACCAAGCTGCACGCGGGCGGCAAGTTCGGCGGCGGCTCGTACGTCGCCACCGGCGGTCTGCACGGCGTCGGCCTGTCGGTCGTGAACGCGCTCTCGGCCCGCATGGACATCGACGTGCAGCGTCCGCCGTCAGAGCAGGGGCTGTCCTTCAAGCACGGGGTGCCCGGGGTCTTCGAGGGCGAGGGCCCGAAGGCGAGGTTCACGCCCCAGTCCGGCCTGACCCGCAAGGGCGGCCGGGTGGCCAAGAACCGCTCCGGCACCCGCATCCGGTTCTGGCCGGACCGGCAGATCTTCACCCAGGACGCGACGTTCGAGTTCGACGGACTGCTCGGCCGCGCCCAGCAGACGGCGTTCATCGTGCCGGGCTTCGAGCTGGTCATCCGCGACCTGCGCGGCCCGGAGCGGCGCGAGGAGAAGTTCCGCCACGAGGGTGGCATCGCCGAGTTCGCCGACTTCCTGGCCAAGGACGAGCCCGTCACCGAGATCCTGCGCCTGCAGGGCAGCGACACCTTCACCGAGACCGTTCCGGTGCTCGACGAGCAGGGCCACATGACGCCGCAGGAGGTCGAGCGCGAGCTCCTGGTCGACGTCGCGGCGCGCTGGGGGACCGGCTACGACACCGAGCTGCGCTCGTTCGTCAACGTCATCGCCACCCCCAAGGGCGGCACGCACGTGAGCGGCTTCGAGCAGGGGCTGCTGCGTACCTTCAACGACGCCATGAAGGCGGCGCGCGTGCTGCGCGCGAACGACGACGACGTCACCAAGGACGACGTGCTCGAGGGCCTCACCGCCGTGGTCACCGTGCGGCTGGCCGAGCCCCAGTTCGAGGGCCAGACCAAGGAGATCCTGGGCACCCCGCAGGTGCGCACGGTCGTGCGCAAGGTGGTCTCGGCGGAGCTGAAGAAGTTCCTCACCTCGACCAAGCGGGCCGAGAAGGCCCAGGCCAAGCTGGTGATGGAGAAGGTCGCCAACGCGGCCAAGACCCGCATCGCCGCGCGTACGCACCGCGAGACCCAGCGCCGCAAGAACGCGCTCGAGTCCTCCGCACTGCCCGCCAAGCTCAACGACTGCCGCGCCACCGACGACCGCAGCGAGCTGTTCATCGTCGAGGGCGACTCCGCGATGGGCACGGCCAAGGCCGCCCGCAACTCCGAGTTCCAGGCGCTGCTGCCCATCCGCGGCAAGATCCTCAACGTCCAGAAGGCCTCGGTCGGCGACATGCTCAAGAACGCCGAGTGCTCCTCGATCATCCAGGTCGTCGGCGCCGGCTCCGGGCGCACCTTCGACCTCGAGGCCGCGCGCTACCAGAAGATCATCTTCATGGCCGACGCCGACTCCGACGGCGCCCACATCCGCTGCCTGCTGGCCACGCTGTTCTTCAAGTACATGCCCGAACTCGTCCGCGAGGGCCGCGTCTACACCGCCGTGCCCCCGCTGCACCGCATCGAGCTGTCCAACCCCAAGAAGGGCATGGACAAGTACGTTTACACCTATTCCGACGACGAGCTGCAGCGCAAGCTCGCCGAGCTGACCAAGAAGGGCGTCACCTGGAAGGACCCGGTCCAGCGCTACAAGGGCCTCGGCGAGATGGACGCCGACCAGCTGGCCGAGACCACCATGGACCCCCGCCGCCGCACCCTGCGCCGCCTCACCGTCGACGACGCCGAGTCCGCCTCGGAGATCTTCGAGCTCCTCATGGGCTCCGACGTCGCCCCTCGCAAGGAGTTCATCGTGCAGGGGGCGTACGAGATCGACGCGGACACCCTCGACGCCTGA
- a CDS encoding DUF6941 family protein, with product MRATLMLADHAVVADGKLYINGGGWSVTGPDPVPSAIAVKVDVPWDQTNRTMSLRLLLIGQDGDPVLLPGPEGPTTVQIEGEAEVGRPAGLVPGADVDFPLAFQIGPLPLTPGQRYQWVLEIDGETRDDWRLTFTTRAAEPEGPATYVVDP from the coding sequence GTGCGCGCGACGCTGATGCTGGCCGACCACGCGGTGGTCGCCGACGGGAAGCTCTACATCAACGGCGGCGGCTGGAGCGTCACCGGCCCCGACCCGGTGCCGTCGGCGATCGCGGTCAAGGTCGACGTGCCGTGGGACCAGACCAACCGCACGATGTCGCTGCGGCTGCTGCTCATCGGCCAGGACGGCGACCCCGTGCTGCTGCCCGGTCCCGAGGGACCGACGACGGTGCAGATCGAGGGCGAGGCCGAGGTCGGGCGCCCGGCCGGGCTGGTGCCCGGCGCCGACGTGGACTTCCCGCTCGCCTTCCAGATCGGGCCGCTGCCGCTCACGCCGGGCCAGCGCTACCAGTGGGTCCTCGAGATCGACGGCGAGACCCGCGACGACTGGCGGCTGACGTTCACCACCCGCGCCGCCGAGCCGGAGGGCCCGGCGACGTACGTCGTCGACCCCTGA
- a CDS encoding DUF7455 domain-containing protein, which produces MNTAVAPSSPLTAADRCDRCGAQAYLRVELQSGGELLFCAHHAREHGDKLKEIAVALVDETDKLHDKPASAPNVER; this is translated from the coding sequence GTGAACACTGCAGTCGCTCCCAGCTCTCCGCTGACCGCAGCGGACCGCTGCGACCGTTGCGGGGCCCAGGCCTACCTCCGAGTCGAGTTGCAGTCCGGCGGTGAACTCCTGTTCTGTGCCCACCACGCTCGTGAGCACGGTGACAAGCTCAAGGAGATCGCCGTGGCGCTCGTCGACGAGACGGACAAGCTCCACGACAAGCCCGCGTCCGCGCCCAACGTCGAGCGCTGA
- a CDS encoding carboxylate-amine ligase, translated as MDTRTVGVEEELLVVDPATRIVTSRARQVLKTDAERGTHSIDQELFRHMVELRTEPTVEIAEIVRQVVTSRREAQEAASAHDLAVAACAAAPTGLDRLEVTPDSRYADMMVRYGHVARLGTTCGMHVHVWIASEEEGVACLDRIAPWLPVLLAVSANSPYAEGSDTGYASWRTQQWSTWPSAGPTEAFGSVAGYRRACERMIASGAARDTGMLYFDARLSERHPTLEVRILDVATDVEDTGLLAALVRGLVETAAEGSGEEASWRAEELRAARWRASRYGLADDLLDPVTHELRPAREVLERLVEHVRTRVDRAGDSERVRNGVERVLSGTGATRQRAAYERSGAVEGVVDDVVTRTHEAWASPEPAGRN; from the coding sequence GTGGACACCCGGACGGTCGGCGTCGAGGAGGAGCTCCTCGTGGTCGACCCGGCCACGCGGATCGTGACGTCGCGGGCGCGCCAGGTCCTCAAGACCGACGCCGAGCGCGGGACGCACAGCATCGACCAGGAGCTGTTCCGCCACATGGTCGAGCTGCGGACCGAGCCGACGGTCGAGATCGCCGAGATCGTCCGCCAGGTGGTGACGTCCCGCCGCGAGGCGCAGGAGGCAGCCAGTGCGCACGACCTCGCGGTGGCCGCGTGCGCCGCGGCGCCGACGGGGCTCGACCGGCTGGAGGTCACGCCGGACAGCCGGTACGCCGACATGATGGTCCGCTACGGCCACGTGGCGCGACTGGGCACGACGTGCGGGATGCACGTCCACGTGTGGATCGCCTCCGAGGAGGAGGGCGTGGCCTGCCTGGACCGGATCGCGCCGTGGCTGCCGGTGCTGCTGGCGGTGAGCGCGAACTCGCCGTACGCCGAGGGGTCGGACACCGGGTACGCCTCCTGGCGCACCCAGCAGTGGTCGACGTGGCCGAGCGCGGGGCCGACGGAGGCGTTCGGGAGCGTCGCGGGCTACCGGCGGGCGTGCGAGCGGATGATCGCGAGCGGGGCGGCGCGTGACACCGGGATGCTGTACTTCGACGCCCGCCTCTCCGAGCGCCACCCCACGCTCGAGGTGCGGATCCTGGACGTGGCCACCGACGTCGAGGACACCGGGCTGCTGGCCGCCCTGGTCCGGGGGCTGGTGGAGACGGCGGCGGAGGGCAGCGGCGAGGAGGCGAGCTGGCGGGCCGAGGAGCTGCGGGCCGCACGCTGGCGCGCGTCGCGCTACGGCCTGGCCGACGACCTGCTGGACCCGGTGACCCACGAGCTGCGCCCGGCCCGCGAGGTGCTGGAGCGGCTGGTCGAGCACGTGCGGACGAGGGTGGACAGGGCCGGCGACAGCGAGCGCGTCCGCAACGGCGTCGAGCGGGTGCTGAGCGGGACGGGCGCGACGCGGCAGCGGGCGGCGTACGAGCGGAGCGGTGCGGTAGAGGGGGTCGTGGACGACGTGGTGACCAGGACGCACGAGGCGTGGGCCTCCCCAGAGCCCGCCGGTCGGAACTAG
- a CDS encoding lipopolysaccharide assembly protein LapA domain-containing protein gives MTDDSAARDELLQEELRHQDGDDPLRGSRTSGFWAATVGLGLVLLLLIIFIAQNTRKTTVSFLAWDGQVPVAVALLIAAAAGLFLGLLAGLLRILQLRRRVRRTRR, from the coding sequence ATGACCGACGACTCCGCCGCCCGCGACGAGCTGCTCCAGGAAGAGCTGCGGCACCAGGACGGGGACGACCCGTTGCGCGGCTCGCGGACCAGCGGCTTCTGGGCGGCCACCGTCGGCCTCGGCCTGGTGCTGTTGCTCCTCATCATCTTCATCGCGCAGAACACCCGGAAGACCACGGTCTCGTTCCTGGCCTGGGACGGCCAGGTCCCCGTGGCCGTGGCCCTGCTCATCGCGGCCGCGGCCGGGCTGTTCCTGGGTCTGCTCGCCGGACTCCTGCGCATCCTGCAGCTGCGCCGGCGGGTACGACGTACCCGCCGCTGA